Genomic DNA from Microbacterium sp. NC79:
TGTTGTATGCGCCGACATGGCGTGATGACCGCACCGAAATGGTCGATTTTCTCGATCTCAACGAACTTGCCCGCGCGGCCGACGCGGTGGTGCTGGTGCGCGGTCACTCGCGTACGCTCCTGCCTGGGCGCGATACCGAGGGCCCGCGCGTGATCGACGTGACGTCGTTCCCTGATACCTCGCGGCTGATTCTCGCCGCCGACGAACTCATCACGGACTACTCATCCGTGATGTTCGATTTCTCCGTGACGGGTAAGCCAATGTCGTTCCTGGTGCCCGATATTGAGCACTACCGCGGGGCGTTGCGAGGTTTCTACTTCGACCTGATTGCGCATGCTCCCGGGCCGGTCGTATCGAACCAGGCGGACCTGCATATGGCGCTCGCTAATCCGCAACGTGCGGAGCTGTTCGGGCAGCGATACACCGCGTGGCAGCACCGCTTCAACAGTCGCGACGACGGTCGGGCAGCTGAACGCGTGGTGGCGCGCCTGATTGATCAGAACTGGCTCGACGCGTCATAACAGCCCGCGCCTCTCCCGCACCCTGCGGGTTACGGCAACGGGGTGTTTCTGCCGTCCAAGCGTGAGGTGTCGACGGTTTCGCCTGCACCTCGAATCGTGCCGGCAAGGAAACCCGCGCCCCAGGACACGTGCATCGTGGGCACGACAGCCATGGTCCACAGTTTGTCTGCCAGCGTGCTGCCGCCACCCTTTGTCGTGAGCGCCATCCCGATGATGAGCACGGCGTATAGCGCGAGTGGCAGATAGACGAGTGAAGCGATGAGCGAGATGACTCCGCTCAGCACGCCGGTCAGCTGAAGAGCGCCGACAATTGCCGCAACGAAGAGCAACAGGAGAAGTGCGGGCGGGGCAAAGAAACGGATCGAATTGCGGCGGCCAAAACGGCGCACAAGTTCGGCACGCCACGTGCCGGTGGCGAAGAACTGTCGGGCAAGGCGCGTCCAGCTTTCGCGCGGCCAATAGGTGACGGACAGTTGCGGATCAAACCACACCGTGTAGCCCGCCTGCCGGAGGCGCAGGTTCAGCTCCCAGTCTTCACCACGGCGAATTGACTCATCGAAGAGTCCGACGCGCTCGATCGCCTCACGCCTCATGACGCCAAGGTACGCGGATTCTGCCTCACCCTCGGGGCCGCCGCTGTGATAGGCGCCGCCGCCCAAGCCGAGGGGGGAGTTGTAGGCGCGCGCCACTGCACGCTGGAAGGGCTTGCGGCCCTCGGCATGCATGATGCCGCCAACATTGGCAGCGCCCGTGCGGGCGAGGGTTTCAACGGCGCGCTTGGTGTAGCCGGGGGCAAGTTCGGAGTGCGCATCAACCCGCACGATCGTCGGGTACATGGACGCTCGAATGGCGGCGTTCAGCCCTTTCGGGATATCCGCCTCCGGGTTGTTCACCAACTGCACCCGCGCATCACGATCCGCTATCTTTCTCGCGATCTCGTTGGTTCCG
This window encodes:
- a CDS encoding glycosyltransferase family 2 protein, with amino-acid sequence MPVLNEADYLENAVISALEQDVDGPTELILALGPSSDGTNEIARKIADRDARVQLVNNPEADIPKGLNAAIRASMYPTIVRVDAHSELAPGYTKRAVETLARTGAANVGGIMHAEGRKPFQRAVARAYNSPLGLGGGAYHSGGPEGEAESAYLGVMRREAIERVGLFDESIRRGEDWELNLRLRQAGYTVWFDPQLSVTYWPRESWTRLARQFFATGTWRAELVRRFGRRNSIRFFAPPALLLLLFVAAIVGALQLTGVLSGVISLIASLVYLPLALYAVLIIGMALTTKGGGSTLADKLWTMAVVPTMHVSWGAGFLAGTIRGAGETVDTSRLDGRNTPLP